The following are encoded together in the Acidobacteriota bacterium genome:
- a CDS encoding AMIN domain-containing protein: MRVLILLASALLSSAVTAQPNRLTSARLDGDVLRLDVSRNPQAVRHFPLSSPPRVVIDIFGVDQSAAEMPQPPQGSPAFEVRTGEHADFLRVVVDLRAALPSYQVRQSEGLVEVGLGSGTLPPSATGVLIGESPDPGSPSAPRAAAAPVVDVAVEAAPAGQPAVAISPVSPAPTGSELQNLDDLTTDELLALIDAELAAAGLDQQQSAEELIEQVEAELARPVSPTTPEVPGQPEARAPVEEGDPADRPPFRFIDEDDPPGS, translated from the coding sequence ATGAGAGTTCTCATCCTCCTTGCCTCGGCGCTCCTGAGTTCGGCCGTCACGGCCCAGCCGAACCGGCTCACGTCGGCCCGGCTGGACGGCGATGTCCTGCGGCTGGACGTCTCCCGGAATCCACAGGCCGTTCGGCATTTCCCCCTGTCAAGCCCGCCGCGCGTCGTGATCGACATCTTCGGAGTCGACCAGTCGGCCGCCGAGATGCCGCAACCGCCACAGGGCAGCCCGGCCTTCGAAGTGCGTACCGGCGAGCATGCCGATTTCCTTCGCGTGGTCGTGGACCTGCGAGCGGCCCTGCCGTCCTACCAGGTACGCCAGTCGGAAGGACTCGTCGAGGTCGGTCTCGGCTCCGGCACCCTGCCGCCATCCGCGACCGGCGTCCTGATCGGGGAGTCGCCGGATCCCGGATCACCATCGGCGCCTCGCGCTGCCGCCGCGCCGGTCGTCGACGTCGCCGTCGAGGCCGCGCCAGCCGGACAGCCGGCGGTGGCGATCTCTCCCGTGTCGCCGGCTCCGACCGGCAGCGAACTGCAGAACCTCGACGACCTGACGACGGACGAACTGCTTGCCCTGATCGACGCGGAACTCGCCGCGGCAGGGCTCGATCAACAGCAATCCGCGGAAGAGCTGATCGAGCAGGTCGAAGCCGAGCTCGCCCGCCCCGTCAGCCCGACGACCCCCGAAGTGCCGGGCCAACCGGAAGCGCGGGCGCCCGTCGAGGAAGGCGACCCCGCGGATCGACCGCCGTTCCGCTTCATTGACGAAGACGACCCGCCCGGGTCGTAG
- a CDS encoding S9 family peptidase has translation MRRISPAALVVSLVLATGAVAAQDTRPFSIDDMLAMERLSDPQMSPDGSAVAFTVRSTDLEANRGRTDLWIASLDGSEPRRLTTNEAADFHPRWAANGDGLFFLSTRSGSSQVWRLPVSGGEPHQVTDLPLDAGNLVVSPDGRRIVLTMDVFVDCETLDCTAERLEERASGKTTGVAYDDLFVRHWDVWKDGRRSHVFVLELDDSGSAAGEPVDLMRGLDQDAPPKPFGGAEEIAFGHEGDAVIFASRLGGTGEALSTNFDLYLAPADGNAPPVNLTASNPAWDSHPVLSPDGDTLAWLAMERPGYESDRFHVRLARLDGSRLEDERALTVDWDRSVSGLAFAADGETLYVTAADLGQRSLFAIDVASGEVTRLHGEGSIAGLAVSEDRLVTLHNDLAGPSELYVSAPDGSGRSPLTAINAGQRAAVRVGSYEQFTFAGWNGETVHGYLVRPVDFDPDRRYPVAFLIHGGPQGSFGNSFHYRWNPQAYAGAGYAAVMIDFHGSVGYGQDFTDSIRGDWGGKPLEDLQKGLAAALERYSFLDGDRVCALGASYGGYMVNWIAGAWPDRFRCLVNHDGVFDLRSMYYTTEELWFVEWDHLGSYFANADGYERHNPAMLVDRWRTPMLVIHGALDFRVPETQGLAAFTALKRRDVPARLLYFPDENHWVLNPANSVQWHEEVLGWLARWLEP, from the coding sequence ATGCGCCGCATCTCACCTGCCGCCCTCGTCGTTTCGCTCGTCCTTGCTACCGGGGCGGTTGCGGCGCAGGACACGCGTCCGTTCTCGATCGACGACATGCTGGCGATGGAACGGCTCTCCGACCCGCAGATGTCGCCGGACGGGTCGGCGGTTGCCTTCACGGTCCGGTCAACGGATCTCGAGGCCAATCGCGGGCGGACGGACCTCTGGATCGCGTCCCTCGATGGCTCGGAACCCCGCCGTCTCACCACGAACGAAGCGGCCGATTTCCATCCGCGCTGGGCGGCGAACGGCGACGGCCTGTTCTTCCTGTCGACCCGTTCCGGCAGCTCCCAGGTCTGGCGCCTGCCCGTCTCCGGCGGCGAACCGCACCAGGTGACCGACCTTCCCCTCGACGCCGGCAACCTGGTCGTGTCTCCGGACGGCCGCCGCATCGTCCTCACGATGGATGTGTTCGTTGACTGCGAAACGCTGGACTGCACGGCGGAACGGCTGGAGGAGCGTGCGTCCGGGAAGACCACCGGCGTCGCCTACGACGACCTGTTCGTGCGTCACTGGGATGTATGGAAGGACGGCCGGCGGTCACACGTCTTCGTCCTGGAACTCGACGACTCGGGCAGTGCTGCCGGGGAACCGGTCGACCTGATGCGGGGGCTCGACCAGGACGCCCCGCCGAAGCCCTTCGGCGGCGCCGAGGAGATCGCCTTCGGGCATGAGGGCGACGCGGTCATCTTTGCCTCGCGGCTCGGCGGCACGGGGGAGGCGTTGTCGACGAACTTCGATCTCTATCTGGCGCCGGCGGACGGGAACGCTCCTCCCGTCAACCTCACGGCCTCCAACCCGGCCTGGGACAGCCACCCCGTGCTGTCGCCGGACGGCGACACCCTGGCCTGGCTGGCGATGGAGCGTCCAGGCTACGAGTCCGACCGGTTTCACGTCCGGCTTGCCCGCCTCGACGGGTCGCGACTCGAGGACGAGCGAGCCCTGACCGTCGACTGGGACCGTTCCGTGTCGGGCCTCGCCTTCGCGGCCGACGGCGAGACGCTGTACGTCACCGCGGCCGACCTCGGCCAGCGGAGCCTGTTCGCCATCGACGTGGCCAGCGGCGAGGTGACCCGGCTGCACGGCGAGGGCTCGATCGCCGGCCTGGCGGTGTCGGAGGACCGGCTCGTGACGCTGCACAACGACCTGGCCGGCCCGTCGGAGCTCTACGTGAGCGCGCCGGACGGTAGCGGCCGGAGCCCGCTCACCGCGATCAACGCGGGGCAACGGGCGGCGGTGCGGGTGGGCAGTTACGAACAGTTCACGTTCGCCGGCTGGAACGGCGAGACGGTGCACGGCTACCTGGTGCGGCCGGTCGACTTCGATCCGGATCGTCGCTATCCGGTCGCGTTCCTGATCCACGGTGGACCGCAGGGCTCCTTCGGCAACAGCTTCCACTACCGCTGGAACCCGCAGGCCTACGCCGGCGCGGGCTACGCCGCGGTGATGATCGACTTCCACGGCTCGGTGGGGTATGGGCAGGACTTCACCGATTCGATCCGCGGCGACTGGGGCGGCAAGCCGCTCGAGGACCTGCAGAAGGGACTGGCCGCGGCGCTCGAGCGGTACTCGTTTCTCGACGGCGACCGGGTGTGCGCGCTGGGTGCTTCGTACGGCGGCTACATGGTGAACTGGATCGCCGGTGCCTGGCCGGATCGCTTCCGTTGCCTGGTGAACCACGACGGCGTGTTCGACCTGCGCTCGATGTACTACACGACGGAGGAACTGTGGTTCGTCGAATGGGATCACCTCGGGAGCTACTTCGCCAACGCGGACGGCTACGAGCGCCACAACCCGGCCATGCTGGTGGACCGTTGGCGGACCCCGATGCTGGTGATCCACGGAGCGCTCGACTTCCGCGTTCCCGAAACCCAGGGACTGGCGGCCTTTACCGCGCTCAAGCGCCGCGACGTGCCCGCCCGGTTGCTCTACTTCCCGGACGAGAACCACTGGGTGCTCAATCCGGCGAACAGCGTTCAATGGCACGAGGAGGTGCTGGGATGGCTCGCCCGCTGGCTCGAACCGTGA